In Camelina sativa cultivar DH55 chromosome 13, Cs, whole genome shotgun sequence, the genomic window ttgacaTTTGTAAATTTTCTCTTCCAAACCAGAATTCAATTTCGGTTTTTGGTACGATGCTAACCGGTTAtcgtttttaatttattatttttctctgaAGGTTGATCCGGATGAAGTGAACGCATTGGCTCAGCTAATGACTTGGAAAACAGCAGTGGCTAAGATTCCTTACGGTGGAGCCAAAGGAGGGATTGGTTGTGATCCGAGCAAGCTCAGTATCTCCGAGCTCGAGAGGTTGACTCGAGTTTTCACTCAGAAGATTCATGATCTCATTGGGATTCATACTGATGTTCCAGCTCCTGATATGGGCACTGGTCCTCAGGTTTAACTCTCTTCAAAACGTTTCCATTAAGTTATTGTTCTTCTTGAGTcatcatctttaattttttcctaCCTTGGTGGTAAATTTGCAGACAATGGCTTGGATTCTTGATGAGTACTCGAAGTTTCATGGATACTCGCCTGCAGTTGTGACTGGAAAGCCCATTGTAAGTAACAGCTATCACGGAGTTTTGTGTCGCTAATCACTAGTATAAGAAGTTACCTGAGTGGTAAAATGATGTTTATGAACCAGGATCTTGGTGGTTCGCTAGGTAGAGACGCTGCTACTGGAAGaggagtgatgtttggaaccGAAGCTTTGCTTAACGACCACGGCAAGAGTATATCAGGGCAGCGTTTTGTAATCCaggtgaagttttttttttaaattctttcttTATGTTTCTCGCGGAACCACAGAGACTTTTCTTAACCGGGTTGCACTGTTGGTACTTTAGGGGTTTGGTAATGTGGGTTCTTGGGCGGCGAAGCTAATAAATGAAAAGGGTGGGAAGATTGTTGCGGTGAGTGACATAACCGGAGCAATCAAGAACAAGGACGGTATTGATATCCCTGCCTTGCTCGAGTATACAAAACAACACAGAGGTGTCAAAGGGTTTGATGGTGCGGATCCAATTGATCCAAATGCCATACTGCTCGAGGATTGCGATATCCTCGTCCCTGCAGCACTTGGTGGTGTCATCAACAGGTTCAAGCTTTTTTTTGCTACACAAGTTTACATTCTGTTTGAAAGTTTCTATAAAACTTATATTAATTGGGTTTTGGTTGAAGGGAGAATGCGAATGAGATTAAAGCAAAGTTCATCATAGAAGCTGCTAATCATCCCACTGATCCAGACGCTGATGAGGTTTGATTGCCCTCTTCTTTTTACTTCGCAAATTCTCATTTCAAATCTGTAATGGAGACACTTGTATTGCAGATCTTAAGTAATAAAGGTGTGGTTATACTCCCAGACATATATGCAAACTCTGGAGGGGTCACTGTCAGTTACTTCGAATGGGTTCAGGTATGAAGTCTCTAAACTGCTAGTCTTGGACATACCAAGTACCCGAACCAAACTGATTATATAAGTTGTTTTATGGCAATGTGCAGAACATTCAAGGGTTTATGTGGGAAGAAGAGAAGGTGAACGATGAGCTAAAGACTTACATGACTCGCTCTTTCAAGGACTTAAAAGAGATGTGCAAAACTCATTCCTGCGATCTCCGGATGGGAGCTTTCACTCTCGGTGTTAATCGTGTGGCTCAGGCTACCGTTCTCAGAGGCTGGGGAGCTTAAGATTCTCTGATCTTTATGAATCGAACTTAATAAAACGAGCCAACCTTTCATGCTCTCCTTCTTTCACTTAGAGTTAACAGATCTGTGTTAATAACCAGATGATGCTTTCATGTATGTAATAAAACCTTGAACTCAGATGATTAATGAACTTTTTTTCACTCTTTCCATAATGCTAAGTATCAAAAACTAGAATCTGAAAAACGGTTACCATTATTATGGTTCTTTAATAAGCATTTTCATGATCCAAGATAAAAAGGAGGAATTACAATCTTGAAGGctatatagaaaaagaatcTATCCTCTCCCTCGGCCTCTGAAGCCTCCACGAAAACCACCTCTTGGTTGAAACCCTCTACCACGGGGTGCACCTCCGAAATTGCCTCTACCACGGGGGGCACCTCTACCACGGGGAGCACCTCTTCCACGGGGAGCTCCTCTACCACGCGGAGCACCTCCTGATTGCCCCCTGCAAGAAGTACAGAACAAGAGTTCAACAAGTTTGTTCTACTTTAAACTTAAAGGGACCTAAGAATTGGCAAATCAACAAGTGTAGATCAGCTATCTTTTAGAGGAAGTGCAGCTTACTTTGGTTGAGGAAGGAATCTTGATAGATGTAAAAGCTTCTCAGGGTTAATAAAGAACTTATCGCCTTTAGTATAAGAGGTAGCTACAATACCTTCCATCATTTTGATAGTAAACAgctgaaaaaagtaaaaaaccaatGCTTTGGATATCAGAGAGCAGGGCAGtataaagaagaagcaacagagagagagagagagagagataacacATACAGATTCATTAATGGGACCAAAGATTTCATCAACTCTCCCAATCTGGGTCTTGTTTTCTAGGTAGATTGGGGCATTGAAATGTGGGATTTTCGGATTCGTTAGCTTGGTCACAGCATCTCCCTCACAAGGATGGAGAAAGGTTGCAACTTCT contains:
- the LOC104735871 gene encoding glutamate dehydrogenase 1-like → MNALAATNRNFKLASRLLGLDSKLEKSLLIPFREIKVECTIPKDDGTLASFVGFRVQHDNARGPMKGGIRYHPEVDPDEVNALAQLMTWKTAVAKIPYGGAKGGIGCDPSKLSISELERLTRVFTQKIHDLIGIHTDVPAPDMGTGPQTMAWILDEYSKFHGYSPAVVTGKPIDLGGSLGRDAATGRGVMFGTEALLNDHGKSISGQRFVIQGFGNVGSWAAKLINEKGGKIVAVSDITGAIKNKDGIDIPALLEYTKQHRGVKGFDGADPIDPNAILLEDCDILVPAALGGVINRENANEIKAKFIIEAANHPTDPDADEILSNKGVVILPDIYANSGGVTVSYFEWVQNIQGFMWEEEKVNDELKTYMTRSFKDLKEMCKTHSCDLRMGAFTLGVNRVAQATVLRGWGA
- the LOC104735872 gene encoding H/ACA ribonucleoprotein complex subunit 1-like protein 2, encoding MRPPRGGGNFRGRGGRDGGGRGRFGGGGGRGGGRYGGGYRDEGPPSEVVEVATFLHPCEGDAVTKLTNPKIPHFNAPIYLENKTQIGRVDEIFGPINESLFTIKMMEGIVATSYTKGDKFFINPEKLLHLSRFLPQPKGQSGGAPRGRGAPRGRGAPRGRGAPRGRGNFGGAPRGRGFQPRGGFRGGFRGRGRG